AAGCGAGGGtatcaaaaaaatatgaaacatttattatttcattagaaaatacaaaatatctatttataattactttGACAGAATCGATACATGTCTTACAAGcataagataaaagaaaattaatgagaGAAGGTGAAAGcataagataaaagaaaattaatgagaGAAGGTGTTTTACTTCATTGGGAGAGCATGCTCTTATAATCAAGAgcaacaaaaagaaagagataaaacaATATACATGTATTTCTATTTTGTCCCTAatgcaataaaaataatcaCCAACCTAACAAGCATTATGGAGACCAAAGTAAAATGTCACAAATGCGATCAATTAAAACATGTGAAAAAGACAAACAAATTCCAAGACCCTCAAGAAAATGTCAAGATTGTAGAGTACAAATTAAAGGATAAACTACTTCTTATATCATCATATGTTacaataaacaaatttacaaaagaTTGAATTATAAATAGTGATTGTACAAATTATATCACGATCGATAACATTTTAACGAGCTCAACaagtcaaatattttcaaagagGAATGGActataaatgaagaaaatataaaagaatgatcaaaataaaataaaaatgaatatctTTTGGAGGAATTTGATGTGAAAGTGAAGGAAGTAGATGAAATTTACATTCTAACACCCATAAGAGGTTCGATGTCACTATCATGAAAAGATATTATTGATAGAGAAAGAGatcaaatgaaaaatgttaaattgaatGATGATAAGATCCCatgaaataaagagaaaaacaaatattacaagaaaaaaaaagagaggacaAAATCAAACACCAAAAGATTGAGAGTCaaatttaaagatttgaaattcaaataaatagttattaaacACAGAAGAATGTTGAGAATATTtacttgatatattttttaatttaaattagtttttaggaaatattccaaatttaaaatatctctcaattttagaaattaattattatttttagatttataaaattaaaaaatcaaaattgacATATGGTAAATATTGACATATCgtaaatattaacatattgtgaatatttggtatttgatattatgttacattttgcttatatatatatatatatatatatatatatatatatatatatatattttgagtacatgaataaaataaaatataaattttctccATAGAACATCTCTTATAtatctcatatattttatatttctaatatttccaaaattcttaaaaatttcaaacaattttcataatttgtttattGTCTTTTGTGATTTAATAATATGTATTGACTTGTCCAAACTACTAATGTAAAGATTGATTGAGTCCACCACTTTTTTGAAGttacaaaatatgtatataagaTATGATTATTTAGACTTTTGATGATGATTGTTCCATGGATAAGTTCACTAAAACAAACTATTGATTTGGTAGAAGTAATGGATTGAAATTTGTGGAAGAATTTGGTGTAAGTCGATTTAGATATATTATAGTTTCTTTTTTAGATATTCTAAATgtagtataaattttttaatcatgaAATTGGAAGTGAATTCATaggtaattttaaataatataccaattttaattgaaataagtTGTTTGAATTGTCATTATGTAGTAAGATTTAAACTTGAATTCCATTTAAAGAGCTTTTGAATTTCATGGTTTCAAacccaaaacatttttcaaaagtatTATAAGAGAAATGGTAATCTAATGAATATTAACCAACAAAATGATAATGATCAGAAGGGTTCACTTCTTATTCTTTGAGTCATTTTCTTTCATATGTAAAATTATGTATTGTTTGTTTTGGCACATATGTGTTGATGGGAACTTTTCATCACAAATGTAACacaatagtttttattttttttttatttttggcgAAGCTGGATTTTTTGTACGAGTCGTTTTTTATATTCgtagtttttatataatttggatCGAGAGAGTGTGAAGGAGTGatgtaaattgattgattttataatttgagtAATAGATAAGCTATTCTGAGTGATTTTTGTTTCTACAACATACTTGACTAaacatataaatcaaattaaggTGGCGGGGATTTGAACTATTATGACATTGCAACAAATACTTAATTTAGGCtacttcttcctgcaccccattgttttcttcttacAACCCATCTCTTCGTTGAAATCACCTCATTACcgttaatgaaaaatttaatataaaataaatcactCATCTTTCGCTTCTTCAACACTGCTGCTCACTCACTTCATCCCCAGCACCTCCATTTCCTTCAATGGCATAACTTTTGTTTCCTGACAATAGTGTTTCCTCCATCAATGGTttctcaacaaaatcaatatttatttccttttctcaCGATTGCAACCCTTAAACCCCTAATTCCATTATTCTTTCTTTGCCACTAAATAATCTCCATGTTATTAAAAGATTCACCATCACCAATGACCAAGTTTGTAAATGCCttgtttttattatactttCATTGGTggaattacaaattttattggtGCAGGAAGAAGCAACCCTCGATTTAAGAGCACAGCAGTCCAAAATTACTTATGCTAGTTCCCGGAACTTTATTTGTAAACTAGACTTAATGATTATGAACATTAGTGGTTTGTGTCACGGGACATTCATAGGTGGAGATCGAAATTCCATTTCAAGAACACGTATAGAAGCAACCCACGAATGAAGGAGATTGGTGCAAGTAAGAACAACCGACCCACCGACATAATAACGGAAGAATTTTCTGCTCTAAAGATCCATTGAAGGTCGACTCTAACATTTCAAACTAAATAACATTCTTCATCTTTCTTTACCCTGTTTTGCATGTCTTCAATAAGCTTGTTTCCATATAAGATTGGCATACTCCGGATGATCAACAAAAGGATTCCGATTATGCTGATAAAATTTGCAGATCCTCTCATTTCTCAGTTTTTCTTCCCTTGAAGGTGGATCAACCTcattccattttaataaagtggTAAGGAGTCCCATCTCTCTGTTTTCTGcatacaatattattttcattaacttgTCATCATTTTCCCCTTAAACATTATCAAAGaaaagactaaaaaaatatacaagagGAACTGAAATGTAACAAATTAATCTTCTCATCAAATTGTGGGATGATAAAATTACTACTGAAAAATATATCATCCGGAGATAACTCAATAATTTGAGGATTATTATGCAAGGCATGTTCTCCCTAAGGGTTTGTGCTAAAATTCCAAATACACTGTGAATGAGAACTTCCATATCTAAAGTGTTGAAGTTCAACATACCAATGTTAGGGGTATCCGAGAGTTGAAGACCTGGACTTTCCCCTGGTTGCCGGAAACCATAACAAACTGCCATGTACATTAATGCCCTTGCTATATCTCCTCTAACCTGAGATTAGTTTAACTTCAATAAGTTTTATACTGACAATTGTCTAAATGAAGAAACATAAAATCTAATGCCAAATAGATGAACTACAATATCAAGACTTTCACCATCTATCTCATTcctttaattattgttattagttTGCAACTACAAGTTAGTTGTGAAAATCAGTTGCATTTGGatgattgttttttaatttagactttaaaatgtttcatgaaaatatatattgtttagatatatatttttttttttaaatttaggaaaatatttgaattgtttgaaattaatttcaaGTTTGTACATTCTTCGTTtctcttaaatttatatttagtttttgaaaattattggTTCAGTTGAGATAACATTGATTACTTTATATCATAGGCTTggtataaaacttttttattgatgtgaaccaaagtttcttttattttaaaagtcaaTCATGGCATTGTCAATATTCAtgaaatatcaaatatgaaGGTCTGAAActgataattttgaaaagaggAGAGAAAGTATGACCTGCATAGGTGGTGCCCAGCTCTGCTTGTCTGTTTCAGTGTCGAAAGCAGCTTCTTTGTTAGCTGGCCTCAAACATTTGGTTGAGCTAGTAACGCATTCACCATAGTACTTGTTCCCCCTTGATGAATTGACTGAGAGATACTTGGTGCTTCAGCAAATGAAATTGCAATCTTTACTTGTAAATGAGGGAGCAGTGGCTTTCCTTACCATTTACATCAGCAGGACGAATGTTATGTATGTCAGTCAAAGATGGACCTTTGCTCAGCCCATAAGAACGAGGCCATAGATGTTCCCCTGTGAAACAAAATTACTTAActaagtttcttatatttctaCACTAGTCCAACACTTGAGAAGTTGAGCACTTTGCTACGTATTCACcctttatatacaaatttatgaGCACAGAATAACCATGTTAGAACACTAGCAAAATAGCAaatgtaaaaaaagtttatgATAGTAAAGGATAGCGAGAAACTAACATCCAAATCACGGTAAGTCTAACAAATTGATTAGTTGACTCACTGTTCCATCCCTCTGGTTTTCCTGATAACCGTTTTGGGACAACTCTCAAGGAGTAAATTTCAACTCTGCACATCGTGATCATTAGTTACATAAAAACAAGCTAAGGCAATTAAAAGCCATGGCAAGTCAATACATTTCAGACGAAGCTTCTGGGTTATTAACATCAGCAGCATCAAGAACCTTAAGGGCATCCCACACCTGTTTCTACACAAACATTTCAGTTAAGCTTAAAGATTCTAGATACCACAACAACAGTTAACAGTTCAGGGAAGAATACAAGTTGCACAAGATGCAAATAAAAATGGACAAAGCGTGTATATTTAAACCCCCATTGACCTCTCGGTAGGACAAGGAATGGTGTGGGGCAATGATGCTATTCAATTGTCTCTTGAGTGCTTCACCAGTTAATCCTAAATTCTTTACGGGAGTATAGTAATTGCTAATGTCTTCACAGGGATAAGTAGAGGGAATTGGATAATCAGAGGCTGCAGCAGCCAGATTGAGAGATAGCAAGTAAAAGGAAACAAGTTTAGCAAGCCATTTCCACAACATATCAAAACATGTCCTGAACAAAAGAAAGTAGTTCTTAGCTTCGCATATCACAACCATGACAACACGGATCATTAGCCGGCACCGTAAAACGTAAACACACACCTCTCGTTGACGCTGCCATAAATTGCAATCGGAGATTTCAGACGGCTTGAACTGACGACCCAATTGCGGCGGCGGCGCGGCGGCACTGCTCCGGTGAGTATGTGAAGTTGAAGTGTCGGGAAGTGGCGGCGGCATGAAAAGAATGGGGTTGGGATCAGCTCCGTTGAGCCTAGCCTCATATTTGAAATGGGTGAATAAACTATTATCCACATCACAACAGATATAATGATATCAACTTTTTTATTCTGGGATGAGAATAATTTCACCATAACGTAAAAAAGAATAAccacttaactttttttaactttgtcaAAAACGTATCAAATGGTGTGAGAAAAGTAcgtaaaattgttaaaatttgatgaaaaaagtTTTATGGTCATTGTTTTTTCCTGAACACTCAGTATacattaaatcacttttaatagtattaattttattatttatggtCGTATGTTAATTTCGAAATACGTAACGTTAGTgcaattcatttatttttttaaggtggtctaattaatatatttgttaaaaagatGCATGCGTTTATTTCCCAGCAATATGAAAGTAATTAAAGAATCGTAAAGAATGTTGACTAAGAGATTATTAGAATTGAACAGgggaaaattttattaatgcaatttataaaatagtcttattaagtttaaataaaattagaaaagaattaaataaatagagtAACTCCAATTAGACAGCACAGAAtgtgtatttgaatttatttaaaatgagtAAATAAAGCATTAAATAAGAAGATTATTATTAAGGGGAATAGTAAATAGAAAAGAGGGTGGTGGTGAATGAGTGAAAGTGACAAGAGGAGCCTAagtggaaagaaaagaaagaagagaaagagaggcAAATCGAAAAGAAAACACACAGAAGGAAACAAAACATATCATACATACGAACAGAGTACTTGAAGTATTAGCAGCGATACGATAGCAGGGGGGCCTTGTGGAATGTAGCAACACGAGACGCTTGGCACTTGCATAAACCAACGTGTTATGGATTTCGGTGCCTCTCTCTTTTCCAATTAAATAAACAACCCCTTTTCTTCATATATAtccttctcctcttcttcttcttcttcttcttctacctATTCTTTCAAATAATCTACCATTAATCTTATTCTATGCCTCATTTCTCTGTTCACTTCACACATGGGTTGGTGGCATAAGATCACAAAAACTTGGACTGCACTCTCTGCTCGTATCAAGCTTCGAAAATCAAGTGGGTCCTTctaaatttctcttttaaatattcattcttTATACTTGTAATTATGTCTATCTAcaacaatatatatacaatCGGCTTTACCTTATACCAGGGATTTCCGGTGGCCGAGTTGGTGGAACCGGTGAATACACCAATGATTGTGGTGGAATCAGTGGAGGGTTGTTAAAGCTTCGTGATGATGTGCAAATGTGTGGGTACAGAGATGTTGAGGTGATGTGGAACATGTTGAACATAAGTCTTCAGCATGACCAAATGGAAGCGGCGAGAAGCTCCAACAACTCAGAATTTCGCAAGCGTGGGTGCAAGCAAAGATCTATTTCCAGGGTTTTGTTCTGGACTAGCCATTCAGTGAATTGAACGAATGATCAAGTTTTTGAAAAGAATTAATGTGAACGTATTGTACATGCCAACGAATGAAACCTTATTTCATAATTATGTGAATAATAGAAGAAGTTTGAGTTCTGGTATGTTATATTGTCCCTCTCTGCTCAGATAAGGGGAAAGAAAGGCTAGGAAAATCCCTGTGTGTTTTTTGCTAACTAGGAACCGCTATATGGAAGATGTAGTATTTTGTTTCAACTTTTCTTCACAGGTAACAAAGATAAACACGGCTTAAAATTTGCAACTGAAGTTCTGCATTGAGTATAGTGACAGGTTTGAATGGAACGAGTGGTGAGGTTGCATCAATCGGTGTCACAATACATGCATTTGAAGTATTTGATGGTTGTTTTCGCTGATTTTTGTGACGTGTATTGGTTGAAGTGTTTTGAGTAGTAGTTATTAGTCGAACAGAGCGAATATATAGAGATCGAAGAGTTGAATTTTGAAGATCTATTTTACGGCTTTTACTTTAGGACTTGGAATATAATAATTCTTCAATCACATCTTAGCATAGTTGCACGCATTGCGGATCTAGCTAAAAGCAATCGGTATCCTTTTGTCTACATGTACGGAAGAAATTATTGTTAGTGTGGTTGCAAATCTGTGGGCCACAAAGAATGATTGAATCTTAGGGTATAAAATGCAATTCTGTAATAGTAtagttttaaaagtgatatgtactattatttttaatgagtttGTAAAGTAGAATATTTACACTAATATATCCAACACAACTTTCTGATTATTTCCAACTtatagatgaaaatgaaaacaaatactAATATCGTCAATTAGTCAAAATTCAAGAGCACTAGTATCTACGTGTGGCAGGCTATTGGCGTGTCAATTTTAGTCGTTATCACCTTCTACATGagcaaaaacatataatatgCCTATTAACAAgatatcaattatatatttatttttaacaacaaaaagccaataattaaatagataaagttaattataaaaggtaaacaaataaaaatatttatctcattattttaaattttcaagcACTCATCAAGATTATAGCAATTTTTGTAGCATATTCAATACCAAAGAACAAATTGTTcatatttaatatcttttatttaaattagattgtaattattaattacttttatttaattaagttgaaCTGATGATGcgaaaaatttataattttagggtttcttcttaAACATATTTGTATAAATCAATGTAATAAACTACCTATAGGTTGTGTGGCATGTAAGGAGTATTTGGTCTGGTTtgatctatttatttattacagaAGTCAAGTTAAGATCATACAATCAAGCACAACAAGAGTTTCttaaaatcattattcaatctACGTTTAAGTTTAGTTTTTGGGATAGTGGGCCGGTCCGGAAATGGGCCTAAGGAGTGAGGAAAAAGCCCAAAATTTGTCTCCCACGAAAGCATTTTTTCAGTAGCACCTGGGAACGAGTGTTGTCATTCGGAGGTGGAGGAAGAGAGTTGGGAAGGAAGTAGTAGCAATTAGCGATGGCGTACATGAGCATGGGAGAAGCTCACAGAAGGATAACAGAGTATCTGAATCGCTTTTCCGACGCCGTTTCGTCGCAAGATGGAAGTTCGTTCAAGTCTCTCTTTGCTCTCTCCTCCAATTCCCCTTACCTTCTCTCTCTCGCCGACGCTCTCAATCTCTTCCAAGACGCCAACAGACTCATCAAACAATCGGAAAACTATTCTCAGTTCGCCGACATCCTCGTTCCCCTATTCCGATCCCTCCAAAACTACCGCCAGAACAACTTGCTCGAAGCCTATAACGCTTTCGAAAAAACCGCCAAGTAACTTTACTTTCCCCCGCTTTTtttctacttcttcttcttattgttATTTGAATTGTTTCAATTGAGTTTAATTCTTTCCTGTGTTTAAATTGGAACCTCGGAGTTCAGTGCGTTTATCCAGGAGTTTCGCAATTGGGAATCCGCGTGGGCTCTGGAAGCTTTGTACGTCATTGTTTACGATATTAGGGTTCTTGCGGAGaaggtaatttttatacttcgctatgatattttctctttttctggaATTTTGGTTGGGTtgtgtgatttttttcttttatatatatttttttaattttaggctGATAAAGAATTGGCTTCCAATGGGAAGTCTCCTGAGAAGCTGAAAGGCGCTGGTTCCGTCCTTATGAAAGTTTTTGGCACCCTTGCGGTATGTGATTGTTTTCGTCAACTCGTTTTCATTTAAAATCcagttatattttcaaatttagtttgGTACCGATAATTTGAAATCCAAGTTTGTGTCATTGACGCCTTTATTAAACTCTCGCAAACATTATTGTAGCTAGGTTTAGTATTTTgctctctgtctctctcttaatttatttatttttcttgctgtGAAGCCCATAAATAGTGCTGTTGATTTTATATCTTCCGGGAAACTTAGATATAGAAGATAAACACTAGCCATTACCAATATACGTGTTTTCGTAAAAAATTAGTATGCTTGTTGTTGAAGATATGGCGTAATTCAATTTCTTGTCTATTAGAACTAGGTGGTAGAGGAGATAATGGGATTAACACTCATCAAACACGTGAAATTTAGCCGttgataacatttaaattaaacataaaaaatgtttattataaatttccACTTTATTATAGTATTATATTTGGCCATCTTAGAACCTAATTGTTCGTGTACCACTCACTAAACGAATTGTTTCTGCTGTATCTGCGTATTCTTCTGCTGTTCTACTTACTTTCGGAGATAGCCAAATTTCTACTTTCCTTCCAAGGAAAACAAATTGTGCATGCTTTGTGTTTTCTTTGTGCAACTTATACTTCTATGCTGATTGATTGCTGACTGGTTCAAGTGACTGTGTAGAATTTTTCTTTCAGAGGTATTATACTAAATCATAACTCAATTCCATTCCAGGGAAAAGGCTCTAAGCGTGTTGGAGCGTTATATGTAACTTGTCAATTATTCAAGATTTACTTTAAGGTATTTGTTGCTgctttttcttccctttttaaCGGTTCATACTTTCATAGTTTATGATCTCATTTGTTGATATGCACTTGCACTAATATGAACTTGTATATTGGAGTAATTGTATGTGTGACATGTCCAGTGGGATCAGGGAAGGTTGGCTCAGACTGGGATGGCATGAAATTTGtggttgaaaattgaaattagagtTTGATTTTTATTCTGTTAATGTCTTGCAGCTTGGCACAGTTCACCTTTGTCGTAGCGTGATAAGAAGCATTGAAACTGCACGTATATTTGATTTTGAGGAATTTCCCAAAAGAGACAAGGTAAGAAATGAATTAATTTGtatgagtttaatttttatgctGTGTTAATTTGAAGACTTTTGTACTACcaaccaattaaaaattattttaggtacgtaattcaaaataattgtgTGAAACTCAAGTCAATAACTCTACCATGCACTGACAACCTATGATTGGATGACcttgtaaaattttatacacTTAgtgtattttgattaaattcaatttattatacacatattttctGGATTATCTATCTTTGTGATGTATTTCAGGTTAC
This genomic stretch from Vigna radiata var. radiata cultivar VC1973A chromosome 7, Vradiata_ver6, whole genome shotgun sequence harbors:
- the LOC106765869 gene encoding uncharacterized protein LOC106765869 isoform X2 — its product is MRLGSTELIPTPFFSCRRHFPTLQLHILTGAVPPRRRRNWVVSSSRLKSPIAIYGSVNERTCFDMLWKWLAKLVSFYLLSLNLAAAASDYPIPSTYPCEDISNYYTPVKNLGLTGEALKRQLNSIIAPHHSLSYREVWDALKVLDAADVNNPEASSEIVEIYSLRVVPKRLSGKPEGWNREHLWPRSYGLSKGPSLTDIHNIRPADVNVNSSRGNKYYGECVTSSTKCLRPANKEAAFDTETDKQSWAPPMQVRGDIARALMYMAVCYGFRQPGESPGLQLSDTPNIENREMGLLTTLLKWNEVDPPSREEKLRNERICKFYQHNRNPFVDHPEYANLIWKQAY
- the LOC106765869 gene encoding uncharacterized protein LOC106765869 isoform X1; translated protein: MRLGSTELIPTPFFSCRRHFPTLQLHILTGAVPPRRRRNWVVSSSRLKSPIAIYGSVNERTCFDMLWKWLAKLVSFYLLSLNLAAAASDYPIPSTYPCEDISNYYTPVKNLGLTGEALKRQLNSIIAPHHSLSYREKQVWDALKVLDAADVNNPEASSEIVEIYSLRVVPKRLSGKPEGWNREHLWPRSYGLSKGPSLTDIHNIRPADVNVNSSRGNKYYGECVTSSTKCLRPANKEAAFDTETDKQSWAPPMQVRGDIARALMYMAVCYGFRQPGESPGLQLSDTPNIENREMGLLTTLLKWNEVDPPSREEKLRNERICKFYQHNRNPFVDHPEYANLIWKQAY
- the LOC111241998 gene encoding uncharacterized protein LOC111241998 codes for the protein MGWWHKITKTWTALSARIKLRKSRISGGRVGGTGEYTNDCGGISGGLLKLRDDVQMCGYRDVEVMWNMLNISLQHDQMEAARSSNNSEFRKRGCKQRSISRVLFWTSHSVN
- the LOC106765708 gene encoding enhanced ethylene response protein 5 isoform X1, whose translation is MAYMSMGEAHRRITEYLNRFSDAVSSQDGSSFKSLFALSSNSPYLLSLADALNLFQDANRLIKQSENYSQFADILVPLFRSLQNYRQNNLLEAYNAFEKTANAFIQEFRNWESAWALEALYVIVYDIRVLAEKADKELASNGKSPEKLKGAGSVLMKVFGTLAGKGSKRVGALYVTCQLFKIYFKLGTVHLCRSVIRSIETARIFDFEEFPKRDKVTYMYYTGRLEVFNENFSAADYKLSYALKYCNPQSTANIRMILKHLIPVKLSIGILPKISLLEKYNLLEVCQYINIVQALRRGDLRLLRRALQDHEDRFLRSGVYLVLEKLELQVYQRLVKKIYIIQKQKDPNRAHQVKLDVIVKALKWLEIDMDVDEVECIMAILIFKNLMKGYFAHKSKVVVLSKQDPFPKLNGKPVNS
- the LOC106765708 gene encoding enhanced ethylene response protein 5 isoform X2 encodes the protein MAYMSMGEAHRRITEYLNRFSDAVSSQDGSSFKSLFALSSNSPYLLSLADALNLFQDANRLIKQSENYSQFADILVPLFRSLQNYRQNNLLEAYNAFEKTANAFIQEFRNWESAWALEALYVIVYDIRVLAEKADKELASNGKSPEKLKGAGSVLMKVFGTLAGKGSKRVGALYVTCQLFKIYFKLGTVHLCRSVIRSIETARIFDFEEFPKRDKVTYMYYTGRLEVFNENFSAADYKLSYALKYCNPQSTANIRMILKHLIPVKLSIGILPKISLLEKYNLLEYINIVQALRRGDLRLLRRALQDHEDRFLRSGVYLVLEKLELQVYQRLVKKIYIIQKQKDPNRAHQVKLDVIVKALKWLEIDMDVDEVECIMAILIFKNLMKGYFAHKSKVVVLSKQDPFPKLNGKPVNS